In Tessaracoccus flavus, the following are encoded in one genomic region:
- the mce gene encoding methylmalonyl-CoA epimerase yields MENSDLFICIDHVGLAVPDLDEAVKFHTETFGWRELHREVNEEQGVAEAMMGTGSQGEENAKIQLLAPLNENSTIAKFIDRNGPGMQQLAYRVADLDHVSSVLKERGMRLLFPEAKRGTGGSRINFVHPKDARGVLLELVELPKDAAAH; encoded by the coding sequence ATGGAAAACTCTGATCTCTTCATCTGCATCGACCACGTCGGCCTGGCCGTCCCCGACCTCGACGAGGCCGTCAAGTTCCACACGGAGACCTTCGGCTGGCGCGAGCTGCACCGCGAGGTCAACGAGGAGCAGGGCGTCGCCGAGGCGATGATGGGCACAGGTTCGCAGGGCGAGGAGAACGCCAAGATCCAGCTGCTCGCGCCGCTGAACGAGAACTCGACCATCGCCAAGTTCATCGACCGCAACGGCCCCGGGATGCAGCAGCTCGCCTACCGGGTCGCCGACCTCGATCACGTGTCGTCCGTGCTCAAGGAGCGCGGGATGCGCCTGCTGTTCCCCGAGGCCAAGCGCGGCACCGGCGGTTCGCGAATCAACTTCGTGCACCCCAAGGATGCCCGCGGCGTGCTGCTCGAGCTGGTCGAACTGCCCAAGGACGCGGCGGCGCACTGA
- a CDS encoding DivIVA domain-containing protein, whose product MTDEHTENTELTGLNLFNDKASAAGSFPHAMLGYDKLSVDSYVRELESELASLRAEVRQQTREVQYVRQEVGTTDFTRLGAHATGLLRAAEAQAVDIVDRAEHEAERIKTEARRTASVLRESAQQEADDVRITGLAGLRQLRQEQGEAGKAALEKARRDADLIVGDARSRAGAIVGAAEAKAESILESARSESNRRLAEAERSAAEIVLSARQDAEKSLQTVTEAAEKAQKAIDDRLAQAERDAEAASVRAAEARVEADKIRAAAVKDAEDLRLAATRQSEETLTTMRNRAKDAEAALEEQLAWRREQLQREIATLESRRSSALAQLSNLRALAEESDAQFADEATTVIGSDGDQ is encoded by the coding sequence GTGACCGACGAGCACACCGAGAACACCGAGCTGACCGGCCTCAACCTCTTCAACGACAAGGCCTCGGCAGCGGGCAGCTTCCCGCATGCCATGCTCGGCTACGACAAGCTCTCGGTGGATAGCTACGTCCGGGAGTTGGAGTCCGAACTCGCCTCGCTCCGGGCGGAGGTGCGCCAACAGACCCGCGAGGTCCAGTACGTCCGCCAGGAGGTCGGCACCACCGACTTCACCCGCCTGGGTGCCCACGCGACTGGGCTGTTGCGCGCCGCTGAAGCCCAGGCCGTCGACATCGTCGACCGGGCTGAGCACGAGGCCGAGCGCATCAAGACCGAGGCCCGGCGTACCGCCTCAGTGCTGCGCGAGTCAGCCCAACAGGAGGCGGACGACGTCCGGATCACAGGCCTAGCCGGTCTGCGCCAGCTCCGCCAGGAGCAGGGCGAAGCAGGCAAGGCGGCGCTCGAGAAAGCGCGCCGTGATGCCGACCTGATCGTCGGGGACGCGAGGTCGAGGGCCGGCGCGATCGTGGGGGCGGCCGAGGCCAAGGCCGAGAGCATCCTCGAGTCAGCCCGCAGCGAGTCCAACCGACGACTCGCCGAGGCCGAGCGTTCCGCCGCGGAGATCGTCCTGAGCGCGCGCCAGGACGCTGAGAAGTCGCTCCAGACCGTCACCGAGGCAGCCGAAAAGGCACAGAAGGCCATCGACGACCGCCTTGCGCAGGCGGAGCGGGACGCTGAGGCGGCCTCCGTTCGCGCCGCAGAGGCGCGGGTGGAGGCGGACAAGATCCGGGCCGCCGCGGTGAAGGACGCCGAGGATCTCCGGCTGGCCGCCACAAGGCAGAGCGAGGAGACGCTCACGACGATGCGCAACCGCGCGAAGGACGCCGAGGCGGCGCTCGAGGAGCAGTTGGCGTGGCGTCGCGAGCAGCTGCAGCGCGAGATCGCCACGCTCGAGTCAAGACGATCGTCGGCCCTGGCGCAGCTGAGCAACCTCCGCGCCCTGGCCGAGGAGTCGGACGCCCAGTTCGCTGATGAGGCCACCACTGTGATCGGGTCTGACGGCGATCAGTGA
- a CDS encoding AI-2E family transporter, whose translation MTDPDSQPEQLPAPRPSRRRRVRSALRRLFGTAGRGARVILTPRPIEVIEPVPPILHDLSARSAPSPFKFGFLGAVGVLVALALAQAVLTVQSVLILVVMAMFLALGLSPAVEFFTRRRMPRPFAVTVVTIAMLAVIALGVTALVPVLTQQTTTLMRNLPGLLNNLAQQPQLAELDEQYDIVAQAQDFITSGTLLNSLFGGLWGAGRLVANLVFSVIVTVVLTIYFLASLPTIKETIYAFAPASRRPRARYLADEIFRGVSGYITGMFVIVSVASVAAFIFMNIAGLGEYSLALAFVVAMFCFIPVVGSFLAMAAVALVGFAVSPAIGIATIIYFLIYQQFDAYVLYPNVMRRTVKVPAALVVLSAIIGGMLFGVIGAVIAIPTLAAVLLLFREIVQPALDAS comes from the coding sequence GTGACCGACCCCGACTCCCAGCCCGAGCAGCTCCCAGCCCCACGACCTTCGCGTCGGCGCCGGGTGCGCAGTGCGCTGCGCCGGCTGTTCGGCACCGCCGGCCGGGGTGCCCGCGTGATCCTCACGCCCCGCCCGATCGAGGTGATCGAACCGGTTCCGCCGATCCTTCATGACCTGAGCGCCAGGTCCGCGCCGTCGCCGTTCAAGTTCGGCTTCCTCGGCGCTGTCGGCGTACTGGTCGCCCTCGCGCTTGCCCAGGCCGTCCTGACCGTCCAGAGCGTGCTCATCCTCGTTGTGATGGCGATGTTCCTGGCGCTCGGACTCAGCCCTGCCGTCGAGTTCTTCACCCGACGTCGGATGCCGCGGCCCTTCGCCGTCACCGTCGTCACCATCGCCATGCTGGCCGTCATCGCGCTCGGCGTCACGGCGCTGGTCCCGGTGCTCACGCAACAGACCACAACGCTGATGCGGAACCTGCCCGGGCTGCTCAACAACCTCGCTCAGCAGCCCCAACTCGCGGAGCTCGACGAACAGTACGACATCGTCGCGCAGGCCCAGGACTTCATCACGTCCGGAACCCTCCTCAACAGCCTGTTCGGCGGACTGTGGGGGGCCGGCAGGCTGGTGGCCAATCTCGTCTTCTCGGTCATCGTCACTGTGGTCCTGACGATCTACTTCCTCGCGTCGCTGCCCACCATCAAGGAGACGATCTACGCCTTCGCACCGGCCAGCCGTCGGCCGCGCGCCCGGTACCTCGCCGACGAGATCTTCCGCGGCGTCTCCGGCTACATCACGGGAATGTTCGTGATCGTGTCGGTGGCGTCCGTGGCGGCGTTCATCTTCATGAACATCGCGGGGCTGGGTGAGTACTCGCTGGCATTGGCGTTCGTCGTGGCGATGTTCTGTTTCATCCCGGTGGTCGGTTCATTCCTCGCGATGGCCGCAGTCGCGCTCGTCGGCTTCGCCGTCAGCCCCGCCATCGGCATCGCGACGATCATTTACTTCCTCATCTACCAGCAGTTCGACGCCTACGTGCTGTACCCCAACGTGATGCGGCGCACAGTGAAGGTGCCGGCCGCCCTCGTGGTGCTGTCGGCCATCATCGGCGGCATGTTATTCGGCGTCATCGGCGCCGTCATCGCCATCCCCACGCTTGCCGCAGTGCTGCTGCTCTTCCGCGAGATCGTCCAGCCCGCGCTGGACGCTTCGTGA
- the nucS gene encoding endonuclease NucS has protein sequence MRLVIARCQVDYVGRLTAHLPMATRLILVKADGSVSIHADDRAYKPLNWMSPPCTLSVTPPDPEAAEALGVTEVWQVRSRDGDTLHISVADVIHDSAHELGVDPGLQKDGVEAHLQALLAEHPAALGDGLKLVQREYLTPIGPVDLLLRDGEGYVAVEVKRRGEIDGVEQLTRYLDLMNRDPQLAPVRGVFAAQQIKPQARTLASDRGIACRTIDYDALRGLDNADERLF, from the coding sequence GTGCGTTTGGTCATTGCCCGCTGCCAGGTCGACTACGTCGGCCGACTGACAGCCCATCTCCCCATGGCCACCCGGCTGATCCTGGTGAAGGCCGACGGGTCGGTCTCCATCCACGCCGACGACCGCGCGTACAAGCCGCTCAACTGGATGAGCCCCCCGTGCACCCTGTCCGTGACGCCACCCGACCCCGAGGCCGCGGAGGCGCTCGGGGTGACCGAGGTCTGGCAGGTACGCAGTAGGGACGGCGACACCCTCCACATTTCTGTGGCCGACGTCATCCACGACTCGGCCCACGAACTGGGTGTGGACCCAGGTCTGCAGAAGGACGGGGTGGAGGCGCACCTGCAGGCGCTGCTGGCCGAGCACCCGGCGGCGCTGGGCGACGGGCTGAAGCTGGTCCAACGCGAGTACCTCACGCCGATCGGCCCAGTGGACCTCCTCCTGCGAGACGGCGAGGGGTACGTCGCGGTCGAGGTCAAGCGCCGCGGCGAGATCGACGGCGTCGAGCAGCTGACCCGCTACCTGGATCTCATGAACCGCGATCCACAGCTGGCACCGGTGCGCGGGGTCTTCGCGGCCCAGCAGATCAAACCGCAGGCGCGCACGCTCGCCTCCGACCGCGGCATCGCGTGCCGCACGATCGACTACGACGCGCTGAGAGGCCTCGACAACGCCGACGAGAGACTCTTCTGA
- a CDS encoding alpha/beta fold hydrolase, whose product MKLHEKVIGSGPTHVVFLHGLFGQGKNFGGIANDISDIATSHLVDLPNHGRSPWTETFSLDNQADAVADWIADAFDAPVALVGHSLGGKLGMRIALRRGELLDRLMVVDISPARNVSAAEFVNLVAALRQLNLDEVTSRSYADEALTELIPTDRIRRFLLQNLRHKGDSWSWLPNLDLLGDHLHDVGGWPRIEGVYDGPVLWVNGGRSPYVQPEHLAPMRELFPRVLQLTLKNASHWVHSDDPDAFVTVVRHFLTEL is encoded by the coding sequence ATGAAGCTGCACGAGAAGGTGATCGGTTCCGGCCCGACCCACGTGGTCTTCCTGCACGGCCTGTTCGGCCAGGGAAAGAACTTCGGTGGGATCGCCAATGACATCTCCGACATCGCCACCAGCCACCTGGTGGATCTGCCCAACCATGGCCGCTCGCCGTGGACGGAGACGTTCAGCCTCGACAACCAGGCCGACGCGGTGGCGGACTGGATCGCCGATGCCTTCGACGCCCCGGTCGCGTTGGTCGGCCATTCGCTGGGCGGCAAGCTGGGCATGCGGATCGCACTGCGTCGGGGCGAGCTGCTCGACCGGCTGATGGTCGTGGACATCTCCCCGGCCCGCAACGTCTCGGCCGCCGAGTTCGTCAACTTGGTCGCCGCGCTGCGCCAACTGAACCTCGACGAGGTGACCAGCCGTTCCTACGCGGACGAGGCGCTCACCGAACTCATCCCCACCGATCGCATCCGGCGTTTCCTCCTGCAGAACCTGCGTCACAAGGGTGATTCCTGGTCCTGGCTGCCGAACCTCGACCTGCTGGGCGACCATCTCCACGACGTCGGCGGCTGGCCGCGGATCGAGGGCGTCTACGACGGCCCCGTCCTGTGGGTCAACGGGGGCCGCTCCCCCTACGTCCAGCCCGAGCATCTCGCCCCGATGCGCGAGCTGTTCCCTCGGGTCCTCCAGCTGACCCTCAAGAACGCCAGCCACTGGGTGCACTCCGACGACCCCGACGCCTTCGTCACGGTCGTCCGCCACTTCCTCACCGAACTCTGA
- a CDS encoding IS110 family transposase, with amino-acid sequence MYKTSHTRRHRNPPSGSVVVGIDTHLDIHRAALVDAATGAPVADQQFPATPAGYLELLDWAVGHGRVSRAGVEQTGTYGAGLSAVLHAAGIEVIEINHTERGDRARHGKTDELDAYRAATAAAAGTQKGLAKHYHPAIAALRPLMVLRAHHRSSRQRAWGRVGGMLVTCPDDLADQVRGLNSAQKLARIAAWRPDLTRLHDPVNSYKLALRDLARACLDHDRAIVEIDAQLLRILTPIAPTLLAQHHVGPVTTAQLLITAGHPGRITSGDAFAKLVGVAPLPVQSGKSSRWRLSRSGDRQANSVIHRVVIGRLGTDPRSKTYIQRRVSEGKTRSEAIRALKRHVTRDLWTALQTDLNNLPHTT; translated from the coding sequence ATGTACAAGACATCACACACGCGCCGTCACCGCAACCCCCCATCAGGATCGGTGGTGGTGGGTATCGATACCCATCTGGACATCCATCGCGCGGCGTTGGTGGATGCGGCGACCGGTGCTCCGGTGGCTGACCAGCAGTTCCCGGCCACCCCGGCCGGCTATCTTGAGTTGCTGGACTGGGCTGTGGGTCATGGCAGGGTCTCGCGGGCCGGGGTGGAACAGACCGGCACCTATGGTGCCGGGTTGAGCGCCGTGTTGCATGCTGCCGGGATCGAGGTGATCGAGATCAACCACACCGAACGAGGTGACCGGGCCCGGCACGGGAAGACCGATGAGCTCGACGCGTACCGGGCGGCGACCGCGGCGGCGGCCGGCACCCAGAAGGGCCTAGCCAAGCACTATCATCCCGCGATCGCCGCGCTACGACCGTTGATGGTGCTGCGGGCCCATCACCGGAGCTCCAGGCAGCGGGCCTGGGGCCGTGTAGGCGGGATGCTGGTGACCTGTCCCGACGACCTCGCTGACCAGGTGCGGGGGTTGAACTCGGCCCAGAAACTGGCCCGGATCGCCGCGTGGCGTCCCGACCTGACTCGTCTCCACGACCCTGTCAACAGTTACAAACTCGCCCTCAGGGACCTCGCCCGTGCCTGCCTCGACCATGATCGGGCCATCGTCGAGATCGATGCGCAACTGCTCAGGATCCTCACCCCGATCGCGCCGACCCTGCTGGCCCAGCATCATGTCGGGCCAGTGACCACTGCCCAGTTGTTGATCACCGCCGGTCACCCCGGCCGGATCACCTCCGGTGACGCGTTCGCCAAACTTGTCGGCGTGGCACCACTGCCCGTTCAATCCGGAAAGTCCAGCCGGTGGAGATTGTCGCGCTCGGGCGACCGGCAAGCCAACAGCGTCATCCACCGCGTCGTCATCGGACGCCTCGGAACCGACCCGCGATCCAAGACCTACATCCAACGCCGAGTATCCGAAGGAAAGACCCGCTCCGAAGCCATCCGAGCACTCAAACGACACGTCACCCGAGACCTCTGGACCGCCCTCCAAACAGACCTCAACAACCTCCCCCACACCACTTGA
- a CDS encoding GIY-YIG nuclease family protein, whose product MPHMYILECADGSYYVGSTFDLGARIEQHWNGSAHSYTQRRRPFRLVYAEEFDSVVEAFDAEMKVKRWSRAKKLALIEGRWEDLRQLSKKPKRG is encoded by the coding sequence ATGCCACACATGTACATCCTGGAATGCGCCGACGGCAGCTACTACGTGGGCTCCACGTTCGACCTGGGCGCACGCATCGAACAGCATTGGAACGGCTCGGCCCACAGTTACACGCAGAGACGCCGACCGTTCCGCCTGGTCTATGCGGAAGAGTTCGACAGCGTGGTGGAGGCGTTCGACGCCGAGATGAAGGTCAAGCGCTGGAGCAGGGCGAAGAAGTTGGCGCTCATCGAGGGCCGCTGGGAGGACCTGCGACAGCTTTCTAAGAAGCCGAAGCGCGGGTGA
- a CDS encoding peptidylprolyl isomerase gives MQIRPIILATLASALTLTACGDANQSNRDPVAVGDTVTCEYPEDGAPARPVDPPPTDNVPATGEVAVTLQLTAGDINIQMDRAKAPCTVNSFVSLAEQGYFDDTDCHRLTDMGIFVLQCGDPTATGTGGPGYTIRDEVSSDLTYPAGTVAMAKRQPPNTGGSQFFLVWADTDLPPEYTVFGTMDQAGIDVVGGIAAQGVDGTDGVSPNAEARITSVTLG, from the coding sequence GTGCAGATTCGACCGATCATCCTGGCGACCCTGGCGAGCGCACTGACGCTGACCGCGTGCGGGGACGCCAACCAGTCCAACCGTGACCCGGTGGCCGTGGGCGACACGGTCACCTGCGAGTACCCGGAGGATGGGGCCCCCGCACGTCCCGTCGATCCGCCGCCGACCGACAACGTGCCCGCGACGGGGGAGGTGGCGGTCACGCTGCAGCTGACGGCCGGTGACATCAACATCCAGATGGACCGGGCCAAGGCACCCTGCACGGTGAACTCCTTCGTGTCACTGGCCGAGCAGGGTTACTTCGACGACACCGATTGCCACCGCCTCACGGACATGGGCATCTTCGTCCTCCAGTGCGGCGACCCCACCGCCACCGGGACGGGCGGGCCCGGCTACACGATCCGCGACGAGGTCTCGAGCGACCTCACGTACCCCGCGGGTACCGTCGCGATGGCCAAGCGCCAGCCCCCGAACACTGGTGGCTCGCAGTTCTTCCTGGTCTGGGCCGACACTGATCTGCCACCCGAGTACACGGTGTTCGGCACCATGGACCAGGCAGGCATCGATGTGGTGGGGGGCATCGCCGCCCAGGGCGTCGACGGCACCGACGGCGTCTCCCCGAACGCTGAGGCGCGAATCACCAGCGTCACCCTCGGCTGA
- a CDS encoding cob(I)yrinic acid a,c-diamide adenosyltransferase, whose amino-acid sequence MVTLSKIYTRTGDAGQTRLSDNSEVPKTDLRVEAYGHVDETNSTIGLAVAHGGLPDRVVEMLALIRNELFDVGADLSTPYDPSPQWAPLRIEQPSIDRLEAYCDELQEDLTVLRSFILPGGNVGGAQLHVARTIARRAERAAWRCAEVFGLDGEGSVNPLAITYLNRLSDLLFIMARAANGTEHEVLWVPGTDREKP is encoded by the coding sequence ATGGTCACGCTCTCCAAGATTTATACCCGCACCGGCGATGCCGGGCAGACCCGCCTCTCGGACAACTCCGAGGTGCCCAAGACCGACCTGCGGGTCGAGGCCTACGGGCACGTCGACGAGACGAACTCCACCATAGGTCTGGCCGTCGCCCACGGAGGTCTCCCGGACCGCGTGGTCGAGATGCTCGCGCTCATCCGCAACGAGTTGTTCGACGTCGGCGCTGACCTGTCCACGCCCTATGACCCGTCCCCCCAGTGGGCGCCGTTGCGCATCGAGCAGCCCTCGATCGACAGGCTGGAGGCCTACTGCGACGAGTTGCAGGAGGATCTCACCGTGCTGCGGAGCTTCATCCTGCCCGGCGGCAACGTCGGCGGTGCCCAGCTGCACGTCGCCCGCACGATCGCGCGCAGAGCGGAGCGCGCCGCGTGGCGCTGCGCCGAGGTCTTCGGTCTCGACGGCGAAGGCAGCGTCAACCCGCTGGCCATCACCTACCTCAACCGGCTGTCCGACCTGCTGTTCATCATGGCCCGCGCCGCGAACGGAACCGAGCACGAGGTGCTGTGGGTCCCCGGGACGGACCGGGAGAAGCCCTAG
- a CDS encoding DUF2550 domain-containing protein, whose protein sequence is MPWQIAVTTVAVVAVVLLPFVLLYIRRRWLTGQGGLFDCAYRVRDDAPGVGWVLGMARYRGEDLEWFRAFSFSLKPKVTFQRASTGFIHQRHPEGIEAVALFEASMIVTVRDRLTRRVHSLAMAPESVMGLMSWLESAPPGSHYLPTSADTPG, encoded by the coding sequence ATGCCATGGCAGATCGCCGTCACCACGGTTGCGGTTGTGGCCGTCGTCCTGCTCCCCTTCGTGCTGCTCTACATCCGCCGCCGCTGGCTCACCGGCCAGGGCGGCCTTTTTGATTGTGCGTACCGGGTCAGGGATGACGCACCCGGGGTCGGTTGGGTGCTGGGCATGGCCCGCTACCGGGGCGAGGATCTCGAATGGTTCCGGGCCTTCTCGTTCAGCCTGAAGCCCAAGGTGACGTTTCAGAGGGCCAGCACGGGGTTCATCCATCAACGTCACCCCGAGGGCATCGAGGCCGTTGCGCTGTTCGAGGCGTCAATGATCGTCACGGTCCGCGACCGGCTCACCCGCAGGGTGCATTCGCTGGCGATGGCACCGGAGTCGGTCATGGGGCTCATGAGCTGGCTTGAGTCGGCACCGCCGGGCAGTCACTATCTGCCCACCAGCGCCGACACGCCCGGCTGA
- a CDS encoding F0F1 ATP synthase subunit epsilon — protein MERPPLEVEVVSAERVVWSGEAVNVVARTVEGDIGILPGHEPLLAVLVPCLVEIVTADGRSESLAVDGGFISVANGHVSVLSQTAELGKEISLEDARKELAPIELKAQQGQADDAEIHRLKMLKAQIRAGERATS, from the coding sequence ATGGAGCGCCCCCCGCTTGAGGTCGAGGTCGTCTCGGCCGAGCGCGTCGTCTGGTCCGGCGAGGCGGTCAACGTCGTCGCCCGGACCGTCGAGGGCGACATCGGCATCCTGCCCGGCCACGAGCCGCTCCTCGCGGTCCTCGTGCCGTGCCTGGTCGAGATCGTGACCGCGGACGGTCGCAGCGAGTCCCTCGCGGTCGACGGAGGCTTCATCTCCGTGGCCAACGGCCACGTCTCTGTGCTCAGCCAGACCGCTGAGCTGGGCAAGGAGATCAGCCTCGAGGACGCCCGGAAGGAACTCGCCCCGATCGAACTCAAGGCCCAGCAGGGTCAGGCGGACGACGCGGAGATCCACCGTCTCAAGATGCTCAAGGCACAGATTCGCGCGGGCGAACGGGCTACGAGCTGA
- the atpD gene encoding F0F1 ATP synthase subunit beta — protein MTATASDTAQATTGGVGRVARVIGPVVDVEFAADQIPEIGNALLVDTEVMGEKRTMTMETALHVGENLVRAIALKPTDGMRRGAEVRDTGAPIKVPVGDITKGHVWNVTGDVLNVDPSTIEITERWPIHRPAPKFDALESRTEMLETGIKVLDLLTPYVKGGKIGLFGGAGVGKTVLIQEMIYRIAHNFGGTSVFAGVGERTREGNDLINEMEEAGVLKDTALVFGQMDEPPGTRLRVALSALTMAEYFRDVQNQDVLLFIDNIFRFTQAGSEVSTLLGRMPSAVGYQPNLADEMGQLQERITSTKGHSITSMQAIYVPADDYTDPAPATTFAHLDATTELSREIASRGLYPAVDPLTSSSRILDPQYIGQDHYDTAVRVKQILQRNKELQDIIAILGIDELGEEDKIIVNRARRIQQFLSQNTYMAEKFTNIPGSTVPLADTIEAFQMIVRGDVDHIAEQAFFNVGGMDDVMANWSKIQKEN, from the coding sequence ATGACTGCCACTGCAAGCGACACCGCACAGGCCACCACCGGTGGCGTCGGCCGCGTTGCCCGCGTGATCGGCCCGGTCGTGGACGTCGAGTTCGCGGCTGATCAGATCCCCGAGATCGGCAACGCGCTGCTCGTCGACACCGAGGTCATGGGCGAGAAGCGCACCATGACGATGGAGACCGCACTCCACGTCGGTGAGAACCTCGTGCGTGCCATCGCGCTCAAGCCCACCGACGGCATGCGCAGGGGGGCCGAGGTGCGCGACACGGGCGCGCCCATCAAGGTCCCGGTGGGTGACATCACCAAGGGGCACGTCTGGAACGTGACCGGTGACGTGCTCAACGTCGACCCCTCGACCATCGAGATCACCGAGCGCTGGCCCATCCACCGCCCCGCCCCGAAGTTCGACGCGCTCGAGTCGCGCACCGAGATGCTGGAGACCGGCATCAAGGTGCTCGACCTGCTGACCCCCTACGTGAAGGGCGGCAAGATCGGCCTGTTCGGCGGCGCCGGCGTCGGCAAGACAGTGCTCATCCAGGAGATGATCTACCGCATCGCCCACAACTTCGGCGGCACCTCAGTGTTCGCCGGCGTGGGGGAGCGCACCCGTGAGGGCAACGACCTCATCAACGAGATGGAAGAGGCGGGCGTCCTCAAGGACACCGCGCTCGTCTTCGGCCAGATGGACGAGCCGCCGGGCACCCGCCTGCGCGTCGCGCTGTCGGCGCTGACGATGGCCGAGTACTTCCGCGACGTCCAGAACCAGGACGTGCTGTTGTTCATCGACAACATCTTCCGGTTCACCCAGGCAGGGTCCGAGGTGTCGACGCTGCTCGGCCGCATGCCGTCGGCCGTGGGCTACCAGCCGAACCTTGCCGACGAGATGGGCCAGCTGCAGGAACGGATCACCTCGACGAAGGGCCACTCGATCACCTCGATGCAGGCGATCTACGTGCCCGCCGACGACTACACCGACCCCGCGCCTGCCACGACGTTCGCCCACCTGGACGCCACGACGGAGCTGTCGCGAGAGATCGCGTCGCGAGGCCTCTACCCGGCCGTCGATCCGCTCACGTCGTCGTCGCGCATTCTGGATCCGCAGTACATCGGCCAGGACCACTACGACACTGCGGTGCGCGTCAAGCAGATCCTGCAGCGCAACAAGGAGCTTCAGGACATCATCGCCATCCTCGGCATCGACGAGCTCGGCGAAGAGGACAAGATCATCGTCAACCGCGCCCGCCGCATCCAGCAGTTCCTCTCGCAGAACACCTACATGGCGGAGAAGTTCACGAACATCCCGGGCTCCACGGTGCCGCTGGCGGACACGATCGAGGCGTTCCAGATGATCGTGCGCGGAGATGTCGATCACATCGCCGAGCAGGCCTTCTTCAACGTGGGCGGCATGGACGACGTGATGGCCAACTGGTCGAAGATCCAGAAGGAGAACTGA